GGTGTGCCACTCCCAAGAATATGAATGTGTTCATGGACTGGGAAGGCCTCAGGACCTCACAACCTGAGATTTTTAGGCTTTAGCAAATAGACAGGATTTATCTGTAATCCAGCCTCCAGTCCCCTTCCTGCTGCTCCAGGATGGAGATCTAAGTCTCAGGTTTCTAAAGATGGTTCCATCTTTCCACTGACAGGCCTTGTCCCAGGGTTCTGCCATAACTGACCTCATTAGAACAAGAGAACCTGCGGTCACTCAGTTCCAAGGGCTTCAGAGCGCTGTGTCGGTAACCAAGTTAAAGACTAGGTATTAGGGCAGAAGTGCATCTAATCTCACCATAAGCAGTCATAAGGGTTTTAGGAACTTTGTGTCGGGATCTCTGGGCAGAGACCATATTGCAATCGTGCCATGCAGACGCCAACCTGCCTTCCCTTCTCTGGCTCCTCCAGGCGGTTTTGTGGCTCATGTGGAAAGCACCTGCTTGCTGGATGATGATGGTATCCCAAAGGACTTCACATACTGTATCTCCTTCAACAAAGATCTGCTGGCTTGCTGGGATCCAGAAGTGGGAAAAATAGCTCCCTGTGAATTTGGGGTGTTGTTTAAGTTGGCCGAAGCAATTTCAAATAGTCTCAACCAAGATGAGCGCCTGATCCGGCGCATGCGCAACGGGCTGAAGGACTGCGCCATGCACACCCAGCCCTTCTGGAATGCGCTAACCCACAGAACAAGTGAGCAGAGGGGCAGTCGGGGAGCACAGCCGGGAGGGCAGAGGACAAGGAGGTGCATGAGCACTAAGGGGTTGATGCCTGGGCAGGAGGAGGCGGTGTGGGCCTGGAAGAGGGGGGCTGGGCACGGAGGGAGCAGTGTGGTAATTGAGATGGACCAGAGGATGAAGGACATAGTGAGGAGGAATTGATGAGGACCTGAAGCAGGAGCCACAGCGTGTCAGGGTTCAGGTCCAAGCCAGAAATCCCCCATGACTTTCCCCAAAATGTTCctgtctcttatttatttattgttttagaagatttatttagtcgggcagtggtggtacacgcctttaatccgagcacttgggaggcagaggcaggcggatctctgagttcgaggccagcctggtctacagagtgagttccaggacagtcagagatacacagagaaaccctgtctcgaaaaaccaaacacatatatatatatatatatatatatatatatatatatatatactgttgctgtcctcagacacagagggcatcagatctcattacagatggttgtgagtcaccatgtggttgctgggaattgaactcaggacctctggaagagcagtcacttctcttaaccactgagccatctctccagccccctgtctcttatttttatttattttaattaaatattttttcccaTTACTGGGGATTGAGCCTAGGGTCTGGCACATGTCCGGCAAATGCTTTACCATTGAGATTGTCCCAGCCCCATTTCTATTTATTCTGAGGCAGGCTCTCCCTAGattgcccaagctggccttgagcttgtaaCTCTCTTGTTTCAGTGTTCCAGTTAGCTGGGATTGTAGACTTGGGTTCCCAAGCCTGGCTTGTCTCTGGTTTTTTAGCTCAGATTTTGTTGTTCCATATTTAGGAGGGATGCAGGTGTGGGGAGATCTGATGGTGTTCGGGAGATTCCAGtactgtctttcttcctctggaagCCTTTGCATAGAGAATAGCTCATGGGGACTGCCTAAAGTTTGTAACATTGTATAGATTTTGAAGATCTCTGTAGGTCAGAGTGGTGTGTCATAAGATGCAGTTTCTGAGCCACCTTTCAGCATCACCTGGCCAAGTTATTTATGGAAGATGCAAGTTCCTGGGTACTACTCTAGACAGGGAGAAAATACCTTGAGTGAAGCCTAGAgaaactgtatttctttttaagatctatctatctatctatctatctatttaatttatatgagtacactgtagctctctttagacacaccagaaaagggcatcagatcccattacagatggttatgaaccaccatgtggttgctgggaattgaactcaggacctctggaagagcagtcagtgctcttaaccgctgagccatctctccagcctgagagtCTGTATTTTAACATAATATATTGGATTTTCACTTAAAATGTTGCTCAAAAATACTGTGATAGAGGAGAGCGGGCGAGCCTTGGGGAGCTAAGCTGGTAGAACATGGTAGTCTTAGTGATCTCATCGTCAGGCCTGGTGGTAGagacctgtaataccagcacttgggaagaggcAGGAGACCTGGAGTTAGGACCATGCCCAGCCTCAGAGGGAGTGTGGGCTGTATGAGACCCCATCTTAGAAAACACACAGGCATGTGGCCATGCAAGATAAGCACAGATACTGTGCGGACAGCTCACAGCTCCGCCGGGGTATTTACCAATTTTGATCAAACATGACTttggaggagaaaacaaagaagcTACGTGAGAGGCAGGAGTGAGCTCTACTTCCTCTTTCAATGGGTGGCTGCAGACATTTCTGAAAGAATGTAATGAGACTTTCTTTTCAACCATAAATGCTTCTCCCATGCAGGGCCGCCATCTGTCCGAGTAGCTCAAACTGCTCCTTTTAACACAAGGGAGCCTGTGATGCTCGCCTGCTACGTCTGGGGCTTCTATCCGTCGGATGTGACCATCACATGGATGAAGAATGGGCAGCTTGTCACTTCCTACAGCAACAAGGAGAAGACGGCTCAGCCCAATGGAGACTGGACATACCAGACCGTCTCCTACCTAGCCTTAACCCCTTCCTACGGGGATGTCTACACTTGTGTGGTACAGCACAGTGGGACCCCCGAGCCCATCCGTGGAGACTGGAGTGAGTGTGTGGGAACTCGGACGTTGGTGGATGGGAAAGGGAAGTGGATATTTTGTAGGAGGGAGTGAGTCATGCCCGGGGCGCATGGTGTGTGATAGAGAGGGGATGCTGGGACTGGAAGTGAGTCTGGAGGCTCCCGTTGGGGGTTTGCAGAGTTAGTCGTCGCAGACTGAAGGCCATTGCTTGGCAGTTGTGCTGTGGATCGATGCCTTCAtctgtgggaaggagggagggagggagggagagcagccTGATTGTCATCCCAAAAGTGTGCAGATTTGATAGCATTTCTAGAACAAAGACCTAGAATTCACTGTGTTAGTTTTCCTGATATCCAGCCATCTTGTCAGGCCAGGACTGGGAACTGAAAATATaaagcagacagaagaagaaaggggctGGTTTTCCTCTCGGTATACGGCTGTGCTGAATTTGGGCAGCTTTTCTGAGTGTTGGGGGATAGTGCAGCCATGACTGGTAGACACTTTGGTGGATGTGTGGAGGGTCTAATCAATAAAGAACTCACTGTTTGAACCGTAGGACTAGTTAAAGGTAACGGGAGGTGGTACATACCAATTTGGAGATTatggaaaagagaggaagaaagaagaggaagggaagctaGGAAAGACCAGGGAGCAGGGTTCTCCTCAGCCTACTGAGGCCAGGCCTTCCTCTGTGGGGAGTGTTGTGTCTGCTGTTGGTTCTAGTGAGTCTCAGGGAGGGGATGGTGTCCTGGTTAGGATTCCTATCTCTGTGATGAACTGTGACCAGGAGCAGATTAGGGAGGAAAATACTTATTTGGCTTGCACCAGCACATCATGATCCATTACTGAAGGcggtcaagacaggaactcaagcagggcaggaacctaaaggcaggagctgatgcagaggccatggagggggtgctacttactggcttgctccttgtagCTTGCTCACccggctttcttatagaacccaggaccaccgaTCCAGGGGTGGCCCtccccacaatgggctgggccctcccccatcaatcactaattaagaaaataccccacaCTGTAGGCTTGCctcagcccaatcttatggaagctttttctcaattgagctttccgtctctcagatgactctagcctgtgtcagaCTGACACAGAACTAACTAGCACAGAGGGGGAACAAGAAGAGAGCGGAACATCCATGTGCCCTTGAGCTGTTCAGGGGAGGTCTCCTTTGTAGGGCACACAAGGGGCTCCTTTGGTGAGAGTGCTGTCTTGATGTTGGGGTAAGAATCCGGGTAGGATATCGTTCTGAGGAACAGCTCTGGGCAGCGTGGCTCTGGGAGACTCATACTGTGGAACTTTGGAGACCTGGAAAGGAGACATTTTAGTAGGAAGCTGCTCGGAGCTGAGTCAGCCCTGCCACAGGGAGTGAGGAACCCTTGGTGGCTGGAGGAACCACAGAGAACACCTTGAGAGGCTCCACTAGGGTAGGGGGAAGCAGAAACTGGGCAGTAACCCTGGGAAGAGTTTCCCCTGTTCTAGTAGTGAATGGTGCGGTTGACCCTTCTAGGTGCAGGCTCCCTGGGACTAAACTGCAGACATTACTTCTAAGACCTCTTCCGTTACTTTGCAGCACCTGGGCTGTCCCCCATCCAGACAGTGAAGGTCTCTGTGTCTGCAGCCACCCTGGGCCTGGGCATCATCATCTTCTGTGTTGGCTTCTTCAGATGGCACAAGTCTCATTCCTCCAGTGAGTGATCCCCTGTGCACTCCCcagtcctcctctttctcccagtCTGtcttgcttcctgtctgtggTTGATTCTCTTATTTGAACTCCCGACTTCCGTGGTGAGGAACTGAAGAATGCTTGGTTCCCTCATCCACAAGGACTGGTATAATCAAGTATCTTCTTCTTCTAGGCTatactcctctccctggatccacCTACCCGGAAGGTAACATTCCCGCTGGGCTTTGTGCTCAGTGGTCCTCAGAAGGGGTGGGGTATAGGTTCAGTTAATGGTGCTTGCGTACAGTAAGCAGCTTACAACCTGCTGAGGGCCGGCTGGAGGAAGCTCCTTTGTCTGAGTGTTGGTTTGCTGGGCATTTTTTGCATTACCGGTGTCTGAGGGCTCTGGCACTGGGTGGTAACAGACATAAGTGGAACACCATGCATTTCTCACCGCCTGGTTCCCATTGCTTCTGCAGGACGGCACTAGAGGGCAGAACCCCACGCTGAGAAGGAGATTCAGACTCCTGACAATGCCTTCATGCCCCCAACATCTTCAGGATACCCCACTTTCTTGTCTCATCATTCTTCTACTCAGTTCCCCTTCCCCATGTAAATATTGGCACCTTGTGGGTATTCACAATCAAGTCTGTCTCAGGTGTTTTCCAAGGTGAGCTGATCTGAGGAGGGGGTTCAAGGCCCTCCTGAGGTCCCCctcctgtccccccccccatcacaGAAGGCACTGTGTCATAGGTGATGATCACTCCTAAGAAATAAACTGGTGGAATTACAGGCTTCTCCCAAGTTTGTCCTGGGCTTTGGAGGAGGGACTGGGGCAGAGCCTGGCTGAAGTTGGTCATTTCCTGTGACATAGCCGGTGGCACCTCCTGGTCTCCCACCTACAAGAAGCAGACCTGGGGCATCTTTTGAAATTATAACTAGAGGGGAGAAACTGAGCTTAGTGAGATGGAGTTGCCCtg
The sequence above is drawn from the Arvicanthis niloticus isolate mArvNil1 chromosome 20, mArvNil1.pat.X, whole genome shotgun sequence genome and encodes:
- the LOC117724845 gene encoding class II histocompatibility antigen, M beta 1 chain; the encoded protein is MAALWLPLLALSLGCIGAGGFVAHVESTCLLDDDGIPKDFTYCISFNKDLLACWDPEVGKIAPCEFGVLFKLAEAISNSLNQDERLIRRMRNGLKDCAMHTQPFWNALTHRTRPPSVRVAQTAPFNTREPVMLACYVWGFYPSDVTITWMKNGQLVTSYSNKEKTAQPNGDWTYQTVSYLALTPSYGDVYTCVVQHSGTPEPIRGDWTPGLSPIQTVKVSVSAATLGLGIIIFCVGFFRWHKSHSSSYTPLPGSTYPEGRH